Proteins encoded in a region of the Ziziphus jujuba cultivar Dongzao chromosome 3, ASM3175591v1 genome:
- the LOC107421933 gene encoding protein phosphatase 1 regulatory subunit INH3-like, whose product MARPITGAARSAVATSSPSMTTTITLENTEPSSSSSSSSQAQEQSLVLVLKKKKKKVSWKEGTVDNEFMQKKSSKKCCIFHKQKPFDEDDSDEEQDNHHNHDDHHHDHDDHHHDGGSCSKN is encoded by the coding sequence ATGGCGAGACCCATCACCGGAGCAGCAAGATCGGCGGTTGCCACGTCATCACCAAGCATGACGACAACCATAACCCTAGAAAACACTGAACCATCTTCATCGTCGTCATCGAGTTCTCAGGCACAGGAACAGAGTTTGGTTCTCGtcctgaagaagaagaagaagaaggtttcGTGGAAGGAAGGCACGGTGGATAACGAGTTTATGCAGAAGAAGAGCTCCAAGAAATGCTGTATCTTCCACAAGCAGAAACCCTTCGATGAGGACGATAGCGATGAAGAACAAGATAATCATCATAATCATGATGATCATCATCACGATCATGATGATCATCATCACGACGGTGGTTCTTGTTCCAAGAATTAA